In Vigna unguiculata cultivar IT97K-499-35 chromosome 3, ASM411807v1, whole genome shotgun sequence, a single genomic region encodes these proteins:
- the LOC114179476 gene encoding lipid transfer-like protein VAS, protein MGGSKCLVWLVVVLALTMSLAEAQSGTTASCAQDLIPCGEYLNSNSTPPSSCCDPLKRTVENELPCLCNLFYNSNLLQGLNITVESALALSRSCGVTSDLSSCNGAPAPGSRAPPATPGGSTPPSGAAKVTFTGISFLLLFWVSMLFN, encoded by the exons ATGGGAGGAAGCAAATGTTTGGTGTGGTTGGTGGTGGTTTTGGCCTTGACGATGAGTTTGGCAGAGGCGCAATCCGGAACTACCGCCAGTTGCGCCCAAGACCTGATTCCGTGCGGGGAATACTTGAATTCCAACAGCACCCCACCCAGTTCTTGCTGCGACCCACTGAAGCGAACCGTCGAAAACGAACTCCCTTGCCTCTGCAACCTTTTCTACAACTCTAACCTGCTTCAAGGTCTCAATATCACTGTCGAAAGCGCTCTCGCTCTCAGTCGCAGCTGCGGCGTCACTAGTGATCTCTCCAGCTGCAATG GGGCTCCTGCTCCAGGTTCAAGGGCACCCCCAG CCACTCCCGGAGGAAGTACCCCCCCATCAGGAGCAGCCAAAGTAACATTCACCGGAATTTCTTTCCTTCTCTTATTTTGGGTATCTATGCTGTTTAATTAA